From Rutidosis leptorrhynchoides isolate AG116_Rl617_1_P2 chromosome 3, CSIRO_AGI_Rlap_v1, whole genome shotgun sequence, a single genomic window includes:
- the LOC139901853 gene encoding uncharacterized protein yields the protein MALGAKLKLGFINGTNLKPVVTDDTYQNWTRCDYMVTCWILNSMTAELSEFLMNLNVDYESVRSQIISMDPLPYVNKAYYTAQQVEKQKQVTNTIVEPTDFFSKHKQSGYKGKGESRNDKKHCTICNEDMHLHEQCFERLGFPDWYKGKKKQKKHQELLHMSMVLKTTWSMKLLLTCDIGQKIK from the exons ATGGCACTTGGAGCCaaattgaaattagggtttataaatgGTACTAATCTAAAACCCGTTGTTACTGATGATACATATCAAAATTGGACGCGTTGTGATTACATGGTTACGTGCTGGATTCTTAACTCCATGACTGCTGAACTATCTGAG TTTCTTATGAATTTGAATGTTGATTATGAATCAGTTAGGAGTCAAATCATCTCTATGGATCCTTTGCCATATGTTAATAAAGCCTATTACACAGCTCAACAGGTAGAAAAACAAAAGCAAGTGACTAATACTATCGTTGAACCAACTGATTTTTTTAGTAAACATAAGCAGTCTGGTTATAAGGGAAAAGGTGAATCAAGGAATGATAAGAAACATTGTACTATTTGCAATGAAGACATGCATTTACATGAACAATGCTTTGAAAGGTTGGGTTTTCCAGATTGGTATAAGGGGAAGAAAAAACAGAAAAAACACCAAGAGTTGTTGCACATGTCAATGGTTTTGAAAACTACATGGTCAATGAAACTCCTTTTGACatgtgatatcggccaaaaa attaagtaa
- the LOC139902892 gene encoding 2-isopropylmalate synthase A-like, translated as MYSKSSLIEGEKTNRARPIYVPNHISDPNYVRILDTTLRDGEQSSGVTLTPKEKLEIAHQLAKLGVDVIEAGFPAASESEAQVVKLIAQEVGNGKDGDHVPVICCLARCNKADIDKAWEAVKCAKYPRILTFIATSEIHMKHKLNMSKEEVIARAKSMVSYARSLGCNDIEFGPEDTTRSEREFLYEILGEVIKGGATTIGIGDTVGYSLPREFGQLISDIKANTPGIENVIISTHCHNDLGVATANTLEGVVSGARQLEVTINGIGERAGNASLEEVVMAIKCKGKILDDLYTGINTEHIVMASKMVEKYSGMLVQPHKAIVGANAFAHQSGIHQDGVLKNKNTYEIMCPEDIGLYRTNVSGLTLGKLSGRHALKIKLLELGYDYDGKELNDLFWRFKSIAETKKVITDDDLMTLVSN; from the exons ATGTATTCCAAATCTTCACTAATCGAAGGCGAAAAAACAAATCGCGCACGTCCAATCTACGTCCCTAACCATATTTCAGACCCTAACTACGTTCGCATTCTTGATACAACTCTTCGAGATGGAGAACAATCATCCGGTGTCACATTAACACCAAAAGAAAAACTCGAGATCGCTCATCAACTTGCTAAATTAGGAGTTGACGTTATCGAAGCAGGGTTCCCTGCGGCCTCTGAATCAGAAGCACAAGTCGTTAAGTTGATCGCACAAGAGGTTGGAAACGGTAAAGATGGTGATCATGTGCCCGTTATTTGTTGCTTAGCGAGGTGCAACAAGGCGGATATCGATAAGGCGTGGGAAGCTGTAAAATGTGCTAAGTATCCGAGGATATTAACGTTTATAGCGACAAGTGAGATTCATATGAAGCATAAGTTAAATATGTCGAAAGAGGAAGTGATTGCAAGGGCGAAAAGTATGGTGAGTTATGCTAGGAGTTTGGGGTGTAATGACATTGAATTTGGCCCTGAAGATACAACAAG ATCTGAAAGAGAGTTCTTATATGAGATATTGGGTGAAGTTATTAAAGGAGGTGCAACAACTATTGgcattggtgatactgttggttaCAGTTTGCCTCGTGAGTTTGGACAACTCATTTCTGATATAAAAGCCAATACTCCTGGTATTGAGAATGTTATTATTTCAACTCATTGCCATAATGATTTAGGTGTTGCTACTGCTAATACTTTAGAG GGTGTTGTTTCGGGTGCAAGGCAGCTAGAAGTGACGATAAATGGAATTGGAGAGAGAGCTGGTAATGCTTCTTTGGAAGAG GTGGTAATGGCTATAAAATGCAAAGGAAAGATTTTGGATGATCTTTACACTGGGATTAATACAGAGCATATTGTCATGGCTAGCAAGATG GTGGAAAAATATAGTGGAATGCTGGTGCAGCCGCATAAGGCGATTGTTGGTGCTAATGCTTTTGCTCATCAAAGCGGTATTCATCAG GATGGAGTCCTCAAGAATAAAAACACATACGAAATCATGTGTCCTGAAGATATTGGCCTTTATCGAACTAATGTGTCAGGACTTACACTTGGAAAACTTAG TGGACGTCATGCTTTAAAGATCAAACTTCTTGAG CTTGGTTACGATTATGATGGAAAAGAACTTAATGATCTCTTTTGGCGCTTTAAATCCATAGCGGAAACGAAAAAG GTTATCACCGATGATGATCTCATGACATTGGTTTCAAATTGA